The Corvus moneduloides isolate bCorMon1 chromosome 28, bCorMon1.pri, whole genome shotgun sequence genome includes the window AAATCCTTCCTCTTGCATCATCCCTGCTCCGGAGTGCGCAGCTTTCAGTGATGTCTAAGgctctttttttgttctgttgtaGGGATGTGGGTGCCAGCTGGACAGGCAATTGGTAAGTACATTATATGGGACCaattctgcaaggaaaaaatcctcccgagcacaggcacagcttctTTAAGCATTCACAGTGATTTCTGGATTTCTGTAGGATTTAGCCTACATTTAAAAGCTTGATTGAATTTGTCCTGGAAGAATGAAGGGGAAGACAGTGGATTCTTAGCAGCTCAGTAATGGGAGCTGACACAcatcctgctgttccagccACATTAATTTGTTATCAAGGGATTACATGCTGAACTGCAATTatttacagtggggatactTGGAGGACAAATAGTTCCCAAAGTGAGGATTCAGAGAAGGCTGAGCCTGCGTTTGAAATCCACCCAAAAGCCTTACCCCGTCCTAGAGGAAGCtgactccagcagcagctccttggtaTTCATCTGCTTCAGTTTTTCggtttctcttccttttccaggTGGATATGGACCCCCTCCTCCGGGCAGAGGAGCTcctcccccaccaccaccatttACCTCATACATTGTCTCCACACCTCCCGGCGGATTCCCGCCTCCACAAGGATTTCCACAGGGCTATGGCACCCCTCCACCATTTAGTAAGTGAcccccaggagctggagcacatCCAGTTCCAAATTCAGCTTTCACCTTTTCCTCATCATTTGCTGAACTTGGATTTTCCCCGTGTTTCACCTAtccttaattatttttccctgatgATATATTCTGAGCTATAATTAACGACAGTAGTATTCTTTTCTTGGATGCAGTAATCATTTCTATTCTCTAGTTCAAATCTGTATTGCTAAATAAATTCAGATACATTGTGCACCCTTGTTAGGGCATCTGAGAGAAAACTTAGAGCTCAGTGCTGGAGACCTGGGCCAAACACAGGCAGGGTTTTTTGGAGGAGCTTAAGGAATTAAGGTCATAACTGGGACTGGAAATATAAATTGGATTTTAGCACCTGCCTCTCAGGCCACTTTTCAAAAGTCTGTAACAAGCCTGGTTTAAAGAAGAAGGTGGAAAATAGCACCCAGTTATCTCGAGATactttttcctcctaaaatcTTGGATAATACAGCTTCCTTATTTCTCACATTAGTGTGAGCACAGAGTTTGGTCCCCAGTTCTGCTTTatccctttccctgtgctggctgctgctgcctttggggGACATTCCTCCTACCTGTGCAAGGTGAGTTGCTGAGGTTTTTGAGCTGTAGGGGTGACCAATGTGTAAACGTGCACAAACACCTGGGGTTTAATAgacttagaaatatttttaaacatttaaaccAAGCAGGACGTTGGTGTTCACCTGTTCTGTCCTTTCAGGTTTTGGTTATGGTGCTCCGCCTCCTCCACCTGACCAGTTTGCCCCCCCTGGAGTCCCCCCTCCACCTGCCACTCCAGGGGCAGCACCACTCGCTtttcctccaccaccaccaccatctcAGGCAACTCAGGACATGAGCAAACCCCCGACTGCTCAGCCAGAATTCCCTTACAGTCAGTTTGGTGAGTAACTGCTAGAACTTTATCCCCTTTCCCTTCATTCTTGGGTACAGAGTGTTGGACACAGTTTGCTACAGGCACTTCTCCAGGATGGGAATGCTCCCACCAGCTCAAGCCATCCTTAAATCGTGCAATATTCTAGCCAGAGGGAATTTTCTTAGCTCCAAAGTGTTGCTTTTGTGCTGTAAAATAACCTTCAGGGGCTTCTGCGCTGCCAGGATGAATTCCTGGTTTCCACTCTCCCTGAACCTCTATCTAAAACTTCCCACTCCAAGAGCTTCACTGAGCTTGTAGTGAACTTTTTTTGTGTCTCCAGACTTTGGAGAACAGACTTTAAGAGGAAGAGCAGCATGGAGACAGGCAGTGCACGTGTAAGGATCCAAAGTGgtgccttttcctcccttttcccattccttcccCGTCTCTCTGGAGGTGTAGTTCTGTGCAAAGCTTTGTTGTGTTCTGTAGGTAACTTTGAGGTAGAAGGCACTGAGGTAACAAGTTTTAAACCAGGTAGACAAtactacaaaaaataaattcttcttcaAATTGCTAAACAAGTGCCTGTGCTCCAGAGtaaaattgctgctgctgctccctgtgggaGCTCAGAGGGAATTCTCATTCTCATCTTGCTCTTCTCAGCCCTGTTTCTGAGCACTGCTCTCTGAAGATCTCTGCAGAGATCTCTCCAAAGAGCTCTGGactactggggtttttttttagggaTTGTGATTGGTCAGTTTTTACTTCTGAAGGGGATTTTTCATGCAGCAGCCCCATGGATGCAGGCTGTTTACTGCTGGAACACGTTCTCCATGTGGTAGTGCTGCCTCAAGTTCCTGCAGAAACTGCTGTGAGATGAacacaaaatttatttaaatagataATATTCATAGTTCCAGCAATGTAAAGCAGCCTCTGAAGAAAGATGAGCTTTTGAGATATATTTGTAAAGCAGCAGGTTCTGATGTTGATgagtttgaaatgttttttcatttgtttcttacAAACACAGTTGATTTCATGGATAGTTTTTGCCCTTGTGACTCGAGGaagtttttcttgttctgcCAGAACTTGGCTCTTTGCAGATTCTTTTTGAAGGGGGTTGAACCCTACTAAATAAAGTACAAATCCTGCACAGGCAGTGGGGAGCTAGGGTTTGTGATGTGTTGGAAGTTTAGGAAGAATCTGATGGAGAAGAATTTTGTGGAGAAGGACTCTTCATGTGGAGCTgtagtggcaggacaaggggaatggcttcaaactggaaaagagcaggtttagattggatattaggaaaaaattcttcactgtgagacTGGtgatgccctggcacaggttttaCAGAGAacctgtggctgcctcatccctggaagtgtccctgatttgcatatatttatgtaaatatgtaAAGTTTTGTGGGCTTTAAAGAGCCATGGAGTTCCCTGGTCAGTGTAAGGCACTGTAAGGTTTACCCaatgctgctgtgtgtgcaccTGGGATGAGTGTCAGCACTAGCACTCACcctgcaaaattaaattaattaattacattaatttaaaataattaaaaattaattatctcCCTGCAGGGCGCTCTTGAGGCTTGTCCTTGCAGTCCCCTCGGCTCTCTAGACTGGGTTTCtctgctccagacccttcaggCCACACCCCAAAGCTTTGCCTCCACTCCTGAGGTCAGGttgagcagggaggaggagcctcaggcagctcctgggaaaatTCACCGGTGTTCTGAGGCTGTTGGGGAGGGTGAGAGGCAGGAATGGGGCTCAGATGTTGGGGTTTTGTGTCAGGGCAGTGCAGCTCTTCAGCTGTGCCAGCTAGCTGGGTGAAaccccacagctgagctgtgcctgccACCGTTCACCCCAAAGCCTGGCCAGGCTTTATCCCGGTAACGGATGCGGGCTCAGATTCTGGAGCCAGACACTCAAACCGTACaactggcacagccccagggggagcagaggggctggagccaaCCCAGGGGTGGcaagcagggaaggcagagagtCCTGAGTGGCTGTGCAGGTGTGAGCTGTGGGTTCCCTTTGTCACAAACAACTCGAGCCCTGTGATGAGCTGTGGTTTGCAGCACCGTGTGCAGGGAGAGCAACTCGAGGTTTGTGTTTTTCCACTCCCTGCCTCACTCCTTGGCAAACAATTCCATTGTAGTTTTGGGCGCCTGCTTATCTGTGTCTGAACAAATGCCAGGAGGAGCATTTGGAGCTCCCAGAGCCTGAGCTTGCTGTGTTTTAGTGCTCATTAGTGCCAGCAAGTCCtgagggacaggcagagctTGAAATTGAACTGCTGAAGATGTGCTAAGAGACTTTGTTTGGGATTAAGAGAGTTAAACCTGCTCTAAGCCTGCACAGagagaggcagcactgcagaaatgctCTTGGTAATTAGGAGCCTTAATAGCATCTTTCAGAGCAGAGGCTGGCACTGATGCCAGGATTAAGAGTCATATTTAATTACGGGAATTTGAATTAAATTTCTCAATTCCTCAGTTGTCTTAATTTACATCAAGTTGTAAATTTTGTGTTGGTAGCAGGAATTCCAGCCAGTATTTTCTCTTGGAAAGAAAAccgtttttttttcccccatccctAAATTCTGCTCACTCCAGAGTGGTCTGTGGTGCGGGTCCCAATATTTATGTGCGATTTGAAAGGGAATTTTAGGGTTGTCTGTTCAGTGCAGGAAGGTTTTTGAGTGTCCAGGTGATGGAGCTGAGTGGGCAAAGCCAAAATCTTACAACTGCACCCTCAGTCCGAGGCACTGGgatatttcagagaaaacttCCTACCTACATCTCTTACCTGTGCTGAATCTGACAGCTTTTAGccaataaaaaacccaacccaaaatgAAACTGCTCCCAAGCACCCCCTGTGAGCCACCCCAAAGCTGTGAGCAGATGGTTGAACTACCCCAAACACAGCCTCCCCTTCCTGCACACCGGTTCCCTTCTGCCTTTTGCCCCTTTCCTCTGCGAGGAAGGTGAATCCCTGCGGGAACCCAGAGCTGCCGCTTCTGCCGGATGTTGTTCTGGGGTGTGTTCCCGCCAGGGAGCGGCGTCCGGGCATGGGATTCAcgcctgtggctgctcctggaagctcatcctgtgcctttcccttctccccagggtATGGACAAGACTTGAGTGGGTTTGGACAAGGTTTCTCTgatcccagccagcagccccctCCCTACGGAGGCCCCTCGGTGCAGCCATCCAGCGGCCCCCCGGCCGGAGGCAGCGGCTTCGGCCGGGGACAGAACCACAACGTGCAAGGATTCCATCCCTACCGGCGCTAGCCTGGGCTGGCAATCAGGGAGTGCTGTCCACAGGGATTTCTGGGACCAGCTGAACCCCGGGATCCCAGACTTCTGAACTTGTGACAATCACATTACTTGATGGAAGAAAAACCTAACAACAATTTTTTTcgggggggggtgggggcagaTGGCTTctgaaggcagagctgtgggtgtttggactgcagtttttaaagattttcctttctctaaCCCATCAgcacaaataaagaaaatgtcacTGGTTCAAATTACAgggttttaaaaatgtcttcagcTTTAATTCAAAActtcaggtttcttttttttgaaattatttttcctgagcCTTTGTTTTACCGTATATTGTAAACttttatgtttaaaagaaaaaaaaaatatatacatttacaGATTGTgaaatttttaagagaaattttcTACTATGTATGCTggcttattttttaatttaaaacagggTTTCCGTGAGCGCTGTCGGAGGTGGgggaagagctgcagcccctccctccctccctccccacggCAGCGCTGGGGCGGAGGGTTCCGAAACTCTGGGAGTTGACAGAAACCTACTGAGtgtattttgctgtttgttctgggggggcagagctgggccagggcaggcgCAGGAGCTGCGGACGCACAGAGGCACTTGGGGAGCGCTGGCTCTGGGCTCCGTGCTTCCCACCCCTCGGAATGCCGCGGGGCTCCGGAGGCCTTGTCGAGATGTAGATTTCCCTCAGGCAAAAAGGTTTTGGTGCGTTTGgcactgagcagtgctgagccCTGGTTTGAATAAAGACAAGAACCTTTGGATTAGAAACACCAGCCTGtctccatttttctgttttttttgcttttgtgagTGTGGGTTTTCCAGAGAAGTCCCTTGGCAGTCCTGGGAGTCCCCTTCCCTCAGGGGCAGCTTTGCTGTGTCTCTGTGGTGCCACTGTGTGTGTCCCACCCCAGCgggtggcacagccagggagccACTCCTGCCTGGAATGGGATCTCACCTGGGAAGGATCCTCCAACCTGGAATGGATCCAGCCTGGTGAAGGGCTCCAACCTGAATTAGATCCATCCCAGTGAAGGGCTCAGACTTGGAGTGGATCCAACCAGGTGAAGGATCTTCCAGCCTGGATTGGAGCTGTCCTGGTGAAGGGGCTTTGCTCTGGCTTGGATCTGATCTGATGTGGGTGAGGGAGCTCTGACTTGGATCAGATCTGACCTGATGAAGGGCTCTGATCTGGATCACATCTGAGCTGTGAGGGGTTCCAACCTGAGGTGGAGGAGGTGTCCTCGTGAAGGGCTCCAGCCTCCATCACATCTGACCTGATGAAGGGCCCCTAAAGGCCTTGGCCTGTCCCCGTGTTGGGTCACACATGATGGTGGCAGTGACACAAATGCTGCTCTTCACCCTTCCCCTCAAGGCACTGCAGAAAACCGGGTAATTTATGGATTTATCAGCATCTTCAGTGGATATCAGTGTCTGTAACTTTGCCTTGGGTCTTCTGGACAATCACCCCAGGGTTTGGCTCTGAAATGTGGGGGTTGAGCCGTGAGAAAGGAACTGTCTGAGGTGGAAGTGTCCCTTGGCTCAAGGGCATCCCCCAATCCTGCCCACAGATCCTTCCCCGGGGATTGTGTCTGTGCTCGTTAGCCCTCTCTGGTGTAATTAATCACTGTTAATGAAGGTGGAACTGGGGAGGTTGGGATGTGTCTGTGATGTGGAAGTCACTGAGTCGCTCCTGGCAGGACTTGGATCAGTTCAGAGggtattttgtgttttgtgtggcTCTGCTTGCTGTGAATCCTCTGTGCTCGAATCCTTGTGGTTCTGCTCCTTGCTCTGTTACATCCATGAGCTCAAAATTCCTGCTGGAACAGGCGCTGCTCCAGCGATGTTTGTGCAGGTGTCACTTCTGAGACCGCCTCGCCTCTCTCAGCGTGTGTGAAACCCCGTGGCAATGGTACAGCACCACCCTGGAGCCTCAGGGATGCGTGCAATGGAGGACACCCAACATCTTTACCCTTCTTCTGGGATAAAAGCGTTTGGATTTGGATCCCTTCTGCACAGAACCAGCTCTTCAAGGTCCGTGTGGGCCGTTCGATGTGCTGGAACCTCCTGCCGCGGGGGCCAGACCGGATCGGCCGGTGCCGAACGAGCCGGTTCTGCTCTGTGTCCTCACTTCAACCCGCAGCCCGAGCCGCAAGAGCCGCTGGCTCCCGTGAGAAGTTGAAGGTCCACGAGTGAAAGACGAAGGTGGCTTCCAAGAGGATGAGGGATGCTCAGAGCTGGCCCGGAGCGGCTGCGAGGTCCAGGCTGTCCGCGTGGCTGTGCCATCCAGGGGACTCTGACCCGTCACTGCCGGGTCCCACCTTGGGCCAGCGGGAAGGAGCGGTTTACATTGGAACCTGAGATTTCCCCGGATGGCGAGGAGCAGGTTCaggggggaagaggaggctCCGTCCTCGCACAGGTCCCTGCGGAgtccccgggctgtccccgggCGCGGCCCCTTTAAGGGAGTGAGGGCGGAAGCGCTGCTTCCCCGCCCGTCCCGCCCCCGCCGCTCTCGCGAGATCCGCCGCTTCCGGCGCGAGCGCGGCCTTTCCGAGCAGCCCCGGCCAAGATGGTGGGTGCGGGGGAGGCCCCGCCGGCGCCATCGGGCCCCATCCGCCGCCATCCGAGTCCCACCCGCCGCCGCGGCGCCGCCCGGGGCTCGGGGCTTCCCTGGGGGGCGGGGAATGGGCTTCCCCGGGGCGCTGCGGGGACCGTGGGTACCTCGGCCGGACCGGGCCCAGCGCGGCGGGAAcggggctgaggggagggagCGGCCTGGGCGCCCCGCGGAGCTCGGTGGGGCCGCGGCCTTCCCGTGTGCGGGGTGGGGAacgcggggccgggcggcctTGAATCCCCTGACCCCCCTCTCCCGCTGCAGGCGGAGGTAGAGCAGAAGAAGAAGCGAACCTTCCGGAAATTCACCTACCGCGGGGTGGACCTGGACCAGCTGCTCGACATGTCCTAGTAAGGGCTGGCACCGGGAGCCCCCCgggctggggtttggggctCGGGGGGCTGTTCCTG containing:
- the DAZAP1 gene encoding DAZ-associated protein 1 isoform X3 — protein: MMQRNRGPEVEVKRAEPRDSKSQTPGPPGASQWGSRIMPSAANGWAGQPPPTWQQGYGPQGMWVPAGQAIGGYGPPPPGRGAPPPPPPFTSYIVSTPPGGFPPPQGFPQGYGTPPPFSFGYGAPPPPPDQFAPPGVPPPPATPGAAPLAFPPPPPPSQATQDMSKPPTAQPEFPYSQFGYGQDLSGFGQGFSDPSQQPPPYGGPSVQPSSGPPAGGSGFGRGQNHNVQGFHPYRR